The following proteins are co-located in the Castanea sativa cultivar Marrone di Chiusa Pesio chromosome 8, ASM4071231v1 genome:
- the LOC142607677 gene encoding uncharacterized protein LOC142607677 isoform X3, whose amino-acid sequence MSSGTEETAMASLGMKKRSRSQSQSPMIMTTSAVSSLDSSASQLHTHENVYSSRKIINNNSKLDVPKYNKKKSVQKEEECFIIEKRKSNNRPRRGGKNRVVVLSPYFANQQRPTTTTTMGDERIINKSNEIDLGFVDVQGFDGNVKGRRKDTQQDLEDKDYKMESDSQITSSLEGSLQNEILRLEDLLSQCTYKTKDGQYDEEQEKKFSFPFELTNNSSFLPDDGGRNLAVEVENEAVMVPSIYANLKEDQLQQTGLEIGKLSHSKRRRRNEKQQAIARVDIRKVSPYFANEERPKVEETIRNKNTVISKHSRTSRDIIAKNHDKIRKTKNEFSSLGSLDAHSFSTAGNSGNGNVLLTTGDAAAFVENFRGDGDPKKMRKDKKGGKRKDDRISKECTKSNEILGFEKAVLIDEDAGLTEGFDGNAKGRRKDSRPYTRDFHKMVVKEEREMEDEEQKMELDYKIKRRTSPFEGSSQNEDLKLEDVLSQYTYRSHDMTKNGKNGQHDEEQEKKCSEKLCIPFELTNNSSVLPDDGGRNLAGKVEKEAVTLPSIHTNLKEELVPQNGLEIGKVSHSKWRRRNEKQQAIAHVEIRKVSPYFWRSMGQVVRKGGDGTKKMKPPRRCARTHATSVRVSPYFQKRSKEEENEDGRLLEGSNGCKKPVAIKTVLSSSEKLDDAYRRKSPDNMWKPPRTTPGLLQERHAHDPWRVLVICMLLNRTTGFQARRVISNLFTLCPDAKTATEVAKEEIEKIIKTLGLQKKRALMIQRLSQEYMGESWTHVTQLHGVGKKVGPGKA is encoded by the exons ATGTCGTCGGGAACAGAAGAAACGGCGATGGCGTCGTTGGGTATGAAGAAAAGGTCTCGGTCTCAGTCTCAGTCTCCGATGATCATGACAACCTCCGCCGTAAGTTCTCTCGATTCCTCTGCATCTCAATTACATACACATGAGAATGTTTATTCTTCTAGgaaaatcatcaacaacaatAGTAAACTTGATGTTCCAAAGTATAACAAGAAGAAGAGTGtacagaaagaagaagagtgcTTTAttattgagaaaagaaaatcgAATAATAGACCTAGACGAGGAGGTAAGAATAGGGTTGTGGTGCTTTCCCCTTATTTTGCTAATCAACAGcgacccaccaccaccaccaccatgggTGATGAACGAATCATTAACAAGTCGAATGAGATTGATCTGGGTTTTGTGGATGTTCAAGGTTTTGATGGTAATGTCAAGGGGAGACGAAAGGATACGCAGCAGGATTTGGAGGATAAAGATTATAAAATGGAGTCCGACTCCCAAATAACCAGTTCACTCGAGGGAAGTTTACAAAATGAGATTTTAAGGCTTGAAGATCTCCTCTCACAATGCACTTACAAGACAAAGGATGGCCAGTATGATGAGGAGCAGGAGAAGAAATTTAGTTTCCCATTTGAGTTAACAAACAATTCATCCTTTTTACCTGATGATGGTGGCAGGAACTTAGCTGTGGAGGTTGAGAACGAGGCTGTTATGGTACCAAGCATTTATGCAAACTTGAAAGAAGACCAATTGCAGCAAACTGGGTTAGAAATTGGAAAGCTTTCTCATTCCAAGCGCAggagaagaaatgaaaaacagcAAGCAATAGCTCGTGTTGATATTCGAAAGGTCTCCCCTTACTTTGCAAATGAAGAGAGACCCAAGGTTGAGGAGACCATTCGCAACAAAAACACTGTAATATCAAAGCATAGTAGAACAAGCAGGGACATAATTGCGAAGAATCATGATAagataagaaaaacaaaaaacgaaTTTTCATCGCTAGGATCATTGGATGCTCATTCCTTTAGTACTGCTGGCAATTCCGGCAACGGAAATGTATTATTAACTACTGGAGATGCTGCTGCTTTTGTTGAGAATTTTAGAGGTGATGGTGACCCaaagaagatgaggaaggaTAAGAAGGGGGGGAAGAGAAAGGATGATAGAATTAGCAAGGAGTGTACCAAGTCTAATGAGATATTGGGGTTTGAGAAAGCCGTTTTAATAGATGAGGATGCAGGTTTAACTGAAGGTTTTGATGGTAATGCCAAGGGGAGAAGAAAGGATAGCAGGCCTTACACGCGGGATTTTCACAAAATGGTAGTTAAAGAGGAGAGGGAGATGGAGGATGAAGAGCAAAAAATGGAGTTAGACTACAAAATAAAACGTAGGACTAGTCCATTTGAGGGAAGTTCACAAAATGAGGATTTGAAGCTTGAGGATGTTCTGTCACAATACACTTACAGGAGTCATGATATGACAAAGAACGGAAAGAATGGCCAGCATGATGAGGAGCAAGAGAAAAAATGTAGCGAGAAACTTTGTATCCCGTTTGAGTTGACAAACAATTCATCCGTTCTACCTGATGATGGTGGCAGGAACTTGGCTGGGAAGGTTGAGAAGGAGGCTGTTACATTGCCAAGCATTCACACGAACTTGAAAGAAGAGCTAGTGCCACAAAATGGGTTAGAAATTGGAAAGGTTTCTCATTCCAAGTGGAggagaagaaatgaaaaacagcAAGCAATAGCTCATGTTGAAATTCGAAAGGTCTCCCCTTACTTTTGGAGGTCAATGGGACAGGTGGTAAGAAAAGGTGGTGATggtacaaaaaaaatgaaaccaccAAGGCGTTGTGCAAGAACTCATGCTACTTCTGTGAGGGTCTCACCCTACTTCCAAAAGagatccaaagaagaagaaaatgaagatgGCCGTTTGTTGGAAGGTAGCAATGGATGTAAAAAACCTGTTGCAATTAAGActgttctttcttcttctgaGAAGCTAGACGATGCATACCGAAGAAAAAGTCCAGATAACATGTGGAAGCCTCCGCGCACCACACCTGGTCTACTCCAAGAGCGTCATGCCCATGATCCTTGGAGGGTATTGGTGATATGTATGCTCCTAAATCGGACAACTGGTTTTCAG GCTAGAAGGGTTATATCGAATCTCTTTACTCTTTGTCCTGATGCAAAGACAGCAACTGAGGTTGCCAAAGAGGAAATAGAAAAGATTATAAAAACTCTAGGTCTACAAAAGAAGAGGGCTTTGATGATACAACGCTTGTCTCAGGAGTATATGGGGGAAAGCTGGACCCATGTGACTCAGCTGCATGGTGTTGGCAA GAAAGTGGGACCAGGTAAGGCCTAA
- the LOC142607677 gene encoding uncharacterized protein LOC142607677 isoform X1, with protein sequence MSSGTEETAMASLGMKKRSRSQSQSPMIMTTSAVSSLDSSASQLHTHENVYSSRKIINNNSKLDVPKYNKKKSVQKEEECFIIEKRKSNNRPRRGGKNRVVVLSPYFANQQRPTTTTTMGDERIINKSNEIDLGFVDVQGFDGNVKGRRKDTQQDLEDKDYKMESDSQITSSLEGSLQNEILRLEDLLSQCTYKTKDGQYDEEQEKKFSFPFELTNNSSFLPDDGGRNLAVEVENEAVMVPSIYANLKEDQLQQTGLEIGKLSHSKRRRRNEKQQAIARVDIRKVSPYFANEERPKVEETIRNKNTVISKHSRTSRDIIAKNHDKIRKTKNEFSSLGSLDAHSFSTAGNSGNGNVLLTTGDAAAFVENFRGDGDPKKMRKDKKGGKRKDDRISKECTKSNEILGFEKAVLIDEDAGLTEGFDGNAKGRRKDSRPYTRDFHKMVVKEEREMEDEEQKMELDYKIKRRTSPFEGSSQNEDLKLEDVLSQYTYRSHDMTKNGKNGQHDEEQEKKCSEKLCIPFELTNNSSVLPDDGGRNLAGKVEKEAVTLPSIHTNLKEELVPQNGLEIGKVSHSKWRRRNEKQQAIAHVEIRKVSPYFWRSMGQVVRKGGDGTKKMKPPRRCARTHATSVRVSPYFQKRSKEEENEDGRLLEGSNGCKKPVAIKTVLSSSEKLDDAYRRKSPDNMWKPPRTTPGLLQERHAHDPWRVLVICMLLNRTTGFQARRVISNLFTLCPDAKTATEVAKEEIEKIIKTLGLQKKRALMIQRLSQEYMGESWTHVTQLHGVGKYAADAYAIFCTGKWDQVRPNDHMLTHYWKFLKDRERKRGLI encoded by the exons ATGTCGTCGGGAACAGAAGAAACGGCGATGGCGTCGTTGGGTATGAAGAAAAGGTCTCGGTCTCAGTCTCAGTCTCCGATGATCATGACAACCTCCGCCGTAAGTTCTCTCGATTCCTCTGCATCTCAATTACATACACATGAGAATGTTTATTCTTCTAGgaaaatcatcaacaacaatAGTAAACTTGATGTTCCAAAGTATAACAAGAAGAAGAGTGtacagaaagaagaagagtgcTTTAttattgagaaaagaaaatcgAATAATAGACCTAGACGAGGAGGTAAGAATAGGGTTGTGGTGCTTTCCCCTTATTTTGCTAATCAACAGcgacccaccaccaccaccaccatgggTGATGAACGAATCATTAACAAGTCGAATGAGATTGATCTGGGTTTTGTGGATGTTCAAGGTTTTGATGGTAATGTCAAGGGGAGACGAAAGGATACGCAGCAGGATTTGGAGGATAAAGATTATAAAATGGAGTCCGACTCCCAAATAACCAGTTCACTCGAGGGAAGTTTACAAAATGAGATTTTAAGGCTTGAAGATCTCCTCTCACAATGCACTTACAAGACAAAGGATGGCCAGTATGATGAGGAGCAGGAGAAGAAATTTAGTTTCCCATTTGAGTTAACAAACAATTCATCCTTTTTACCTGATGATGGTGGCAGGAACTTAGCTGTGGAGGTTGAGAACGAGGCTGTTATGGTACCAAGCATTTATGCAAACTTGAAAGAAGACCAATTGCAGCAAACTGGGTTAGAAATTGGAAAGCTTTCTCATTCCAAGCGCAggagaagaaatgaaaaacagcAAGCAATAGCTCGTGTTGATATTCGAAAGGTCTCCCCTTACTTTGCAAATGAAGAGAGACCCAAGGTTGAGGAGACCATTCGCAACAAAAACACTGTAATATCAAAGCATAGTAGAACAAGCAGGGACATAATTGCGAAGAATCATGATAagataagaaaaacaaaaaacgaaTTTTCATCGCTAGGATCATTGGATGCTCATTCCTTTAGTACTGCTGGCAATTCCGGCAACGGAAATGTATTATTAACTACTGGAGATGCTGCTGCTTTTGTTGAGAATTTTAGAGGTGATGGTGACCCaaagaagatgaggaaggaTAAGAAGGGGGGGAAGAGAAAGGATGATAGAATTAGCAAGGAGTGTACCAAGTCTAATGAGATATTGGGGTTTGAGAAAGCCGTTTTAATAGATGAGGATGCAGGTTTAACTGAAGGTTTTGATGGTAATGCCAAGGGGAGAAGAAAGGATAGCAGGCCTTACACGCGGGATTTTCACAAAATGGTAGTTAAAGAGGAGAGGGAGATGGAGGATGAAGAGCAAAAAATGGAGTTAGACTACAAAATAAAACGTAGGACTAGTCCATTTGAGGGAAGTTCACAAAATGAGGATTTGAAGCTTGAGGATGTTCTGTCACAATACACTTACAGGAGTCATGATATGACAAAGAACGGAAAGAATGGCCAGCATGATGAGGAGCAAGAGAAAAAATGTAGCGAGAAACTTTGTATCCCGTTTGAGTTGACAAACAATTCATCCGTTCTACCTGATGATGGTGGCAGGAACTTGGCTGGGAAGGTTGAGAAGGAGGCTGTTACATTGCCAAGCATTCACACGAACTTGAAAGAAGAGCTAGTGCCACAAAATGGGTTAGAAATTGGAAAGGTTTCTCATTCCAAGTGGAggagaagaaatgaaaaacagcAAGCAATAGCTCATGTTGAAATTCGAAAGGTCTCCCCTTACTTTTGGAGGTCAATGGGACAGGTGGTAAGAAAAGGTGGTGATggtacaaaaaaaatgaaaccaccAAGGCGTTGTGCAAGAACTCATGCTACTTCTGTGAGGGTCTCACCCTACTTCCAAAAGagatccaaagaagaagaaaatgaagatgGCCGTTTGTTGGAAGGTAGCAATGGATGTAAAAAACCTGTTGCAATTAAGActgttctttcttcttctgaGAAGCTAGACGATGCATACCGAAGAAAAAGTCCAGATAACATGTGGAAGCCTCCGCGCACCACACCTGGTCTACTCCAAGAGCGTCATGCCCATGATCCTTGGAGGGTATTGGTGATATGTATGCTCCTAAATCGGACAACTGGTTTTCAG GCTAGAAGGGTTATATCGAATCTCTTTACTCTTTGTCCTGATGCAAAGACAGCAACTGAGGTTGCCAAAGAGGAAATAGAAAAGATTATAAAAACTCTAGGTCTACAAAAGAAGAGGGCTTTGATGATACAACGCTTGTCTCAGGAGTATATGGGGGAAAGCTGGACCCATGTGACTCAGCTGCATGGTGTTGGCAA GTATGCAGCTGATGCGTACGCAATATTTTGTACAGGAAAGTGGGACCAGGTAAGGCCTAATGATCATATGCTAACTCATTACTGGAAATTTCtcaaagatagagagagaaagagaggactGATCTGA
- the LOC142607677 gene encoding uncharacterized protein LOC142607677 isoform X4 — MSSGTEETAMASLGMKKRSRSQSQSPMIMTTSAVSSLDSSASQLHTHENVYSSRKIINNNSKLDVPKYNKKKSVQKEEECFIIEKRKSNNRPRRGGKNRVVVLSPYFANQQRPTTTTTMGDERIINKSNEIDLGFVDVQGFDGNVKGRRKDTQQDLEDKDYKMESDSQITSSLEGSLQNEILRLEDLLSQCTYKTKDGQYDEEQEKKFSFPFELTNNSSFLPDDGGRNLAVEVENEAVMVPSIYANLKEDQLQQTGLEIGKLSHSKRRRRNEKQQAIARVDIRKVSPYFANEERPKVEETIRNKNTVISKHSRTSRDIIAKNHDKIRKTKNEFSSLGSLDAHSFSTAGNSGNGNVLLTTGDAAAFVENFRGDGDPKKMRKDKKGGKRKDDRISKECTKSNEILGFEKAVLIDEDAGLTEGFDGNAKGRRKDSRPYTRDFHKMVVKEEREMEDEEQKMELDYKIKRRTSPFEGSSQNEDLKLEDVLSQYTYRSHDMTKNGKNGQHDEEQEKKCSEKLCIPFELTNNSSVLPDDGGRNLAGKVEKEAVTLPSIHTNLKEELVPQNGLEIGKVSHSKWRRRNEKQQAIAHVEIRKVSPYFWRSMGQVVRKGGDGTKKMKPPRRCARTHATSVRVSPYFQKRSKEEENEDGRLLEGSNGCKKPVAIKTVLSSSEKLDDAYRRKSPDNMWKPPRTTPGLLQERHAHDPWRVLVICMLLNRTTGFQKGL; from the exons ATGTCGTCGGGAACAGAAGAAACGGCGATGGCGTCGTTGGGTATGAAGAAAAGGTCTCGGTCTCAGTCTCAGTCTCCGATGATCATGACAACCTCCGCCGTAAGTTCTCTCGATTCCTCTGCATCTCAATTACATACACATGAGAATGTTTATTCTTCTAGgaaaatcatcaacaacaatAGTAAACTTGATGTTCCAAAGTATAACAAGAAGAAGAGTGtacagaaagaagaagagtgcTTTAttattgagaaaagaaaatcgAATAATAGACCTAGACGAGGAGGTAAGAATAGGGTTGTGGTGCTTTCCCCTTATTTTGCTAATCAACAGcgacccaccaccaccaccaccatgggTGATGAACGAATCATTAACAAGTCGAATGAGATTGATCTGGGTTTTGTGGATGTTCAAGGTTTTGATGGTAATGTCAAGGGGAGACGAAAGGATACGCAGCAGGATTTGGAGGATAAAGATTATAAAATGGAGTCCGACTCCCAAATAACCAGTTCACTCGAGGGAAGTTTACAAAATGAGATTTTAAGGCTTGAAGATCTCCTCTCACAATGCACTTACAAGACAAAGGATGGCCAGTATGATGAGGAGCAGGAGAAGAAATTTAGTTTCCCATTTGAGTTAACAAACAATTCATCCTTTTTACCTGATGATGGTGGCAGGAACTTAGCTGTGGAGGTTGAGAACGAGGCTGTTATGGTACCAAGCATTTATGCAAACTTGAAAGAAGACCAATTGCAGCAAACTGGGTTAGAAATTGGAAAGCTTTCTCATTCCAAGCGCAggagaagaaatgaaaaacagcAAGCAATAGCTCGTGTTGATATTCGAAAGGTCTCCCCTTACTTTGCAAATGAAGAGAGACCCAAGGTTGAGGAGACCATTCGCAACAAAAACACTGTAATATCAAAGCATAGTAGAACAAGCAGGGACATAATTGCGAAGAATCATGATAagataagaaaaacaaaaaacgaaTTTTCATCGCTAGGATCATTGGATGCTCATTCCTTTAGTACTGCTGGCAATTCCGGCAACGGAAATGTATTATTAACTACTGGAGATGCTGCTGCTTTTGTTGAGAATTTTAGAGGTGATGGTGACCCaaagaagatgaggaaggaTAAGAAGGGGGGGAAGAGAAAGGATGATAGAATTAGCAAGGAGTGTACCAAGTCTAATGAGATATTGGGGTTTGAGAAAGCCGTTTTAATAGATGAGGATGCAGGTTTAACTGAAGGTTTTGATGGTAATGCCAAGGGGAGAAGAAAGGATAGCAGGCCTTACACGCGGGATTTTCACAAAATGGTAGTTAAAGAGGAGAGGGAGATGGAGGATGAAGAGCAAAAAATGGAGTTAGACTACAAAATAAAACGTAGGACTAGTCCATTTGAGGGAAGTTCACAAAATGAGGATTTGAAGCTTGAGGATGTTCTGTCACAATACACTTACAGGAGTCATGATATGACAAAGAACGGAAAGAATGGCCAGCATGATGAGGAGCAAGAGAAAAAATGTAGCGAGAAACTTTGTATCCCGTTTGAGTTGACAAACAATTCATCCGTTCTACCTGATGATGGTGGCAGGAACTTGGCTGGGAAGGTTGAGAAGGAGGCTGTTACATTGCCAAGCATTCACACGAACTTGAAAGAAGAGCTAGTGCCACAAAATGGGTTAGAAATTGGAAAGGTTTCTCATTCCAAGTGGAggagaagaaatgaaaaacagcAAGCAATAGCTCATGTTGAAATTCGAAAGGTCTCCCCTTACTTTTGGAGGTCAATGGGACAGGTGGTAAGAAAAGGTGGTGATggtacaaaaaaaatgaaaccaccAAGGCGTTGTGCAAGAACTCATGCTACTTCTGTGAGGGTCTCACCCTACTTCCAAAAGagatccaaagaagaagaaaatgaagatgGCCGTTTGTTGGAAGGTAGCAATGGATGTAAAAAACCTGTTGCAATTAAGActgttctttcttcttctgaGAAGCTAGACGATGCATACCGAAGAAAAAGTCCAGATAACATGTGGAAGCCTCCGCGCACCACACCTGGTCTACTCCAAGAGCGTCATGCCCATGATCCTTGGAGGGTATTGGTGATATGTATGCTCCTAAATCGGACAACTGGTTTTCAG AAAGGTCTGTGA
- the LOC142607677 gene encoding uncharacterized protein LOC142607677 isoform X2, with product MSSGTEETAMASLGMKKRSRSQSQSPMIMTTSAVSSLDSSASQLHTHENVYSSRKIINNNSKLDVPKYNKKKSVQKEEECFIIEKRKSNNRPRRGGKNRVVVLSPYFANQQRPTTTTTMGDERIINKSNEIDLGFVDVQGFDGNVKGRRKDTQQDLEDKDYKMESDSQITSSLEGSLQNEILRLEDLLSQCTYKTKDGQYDEEQEKKFSFPFELTNNSSFLPDDGGRNLAVEVENEAVMVPSIYANLKEDQLQQTGLEIGKLSHSKRRRRNEKQQAIARVDIRKVSPYFANEERPKVEETIRNKNTVISKHSRTSRDIIAKNHDKIRKTKNEFSSLGSLDAHSFSTAGNSGNGNVLLTTGDAAAFVENFRGDGDPKKMRKDKKGGKRKDDRISKECTKSNEILGFEKAVLIDEDAGLTEGFDGNAKGRRKDSRPYTRDFHKMVVKEEREMEDEEQKMELDYKIKRRTSPFEGSSQNEDLKLEDVLSQYTYRSHDMTKNGKNGQHDEEQEKKCSEKLCIPFELTNNSSVLPDDGGRNLAGKVEKEAVTLPSIHTNLKEELVPQNGLEIGKVSHSKWRRRNEKQQAIAHVEIRKVSPYFWRSMGQVVRKGGDGTKKMKPPRRCARTHATSVRVSPYFQKRSKEEENEDGRLLEGSNGCKKPVAIKTVLSSSEKLDDAYRRKSPDNMWKPPRTTPGLLQERHAHDPWRVLVICMLLNRTTGFQARRVISNLFTLCPDAKTATEVAKEEIEKIIKTLGLQKKRALMIQRLSQEYMGESWTHVTQLHGVGMQLMRTQYFVQESGTR from the exons ATGTCGTCGGGAACAGAAGAAACGGCGATGGCGTCGTTGGGTATGAAGAAAAGGTCTCGGTCTCAGTCTCAGTCTCCGATGATCATGACAACCTCCGCCGTAAGTTCTCTCGATTCCTCTGCATCTCAATTACATACACATGAGAATGTTTATTCTTCTAGgaaaatcatcaacaacaatAGTAAACTTGATGTTCCAAAGTATAACAAGAAGAAGAGTGtacagaaagaagaagagtgcTTTAttattgagaaaagaaaatcgAATAATAGACCTAGACGAGGAGGTAAGAATAGGGTTGTGGTGCTTTCCCCTTATTTTGCTAATCAACAGcgacccaccaccaccaccaccatgggTGATGAACGAATCATTAACAAGTCGAATGAGATTGATCTGGGTTTTGTGGATGTTCAAGGTTTTGATGGTAATGTCAAGGGGAGACGAAAGGATACGCAGCAGGATTTGGAGGATAAAGATTATAAAATGGAGTCCGACTCCCAAATAACCAGTTCACTCGAGGGAAGTTTACAAAATGAGATTTTAAGGCTTGAAGATCTCCTCTCACAATGCACTTACAAGACAAAGGATGGCCAGTATGATGAGGAGCAGGAGAAGAAATTTAGTTTCCCATTTGAGTTAACAAACAATTCATCCTTTTTACCTGATGATGGTGGCAGGAACTTAGCTGTGGAGGTTGAGAACGAGGCTGTTATGGTACCAAGCATTTATGCAAACTTGAAAGAAGACCAATTGCAGCAAACTGGGTTAGAAATTGGAAAGCTTTCTCATTCCAAGCGCAggagaagaaatgaaaaacagcAAGCAATAGCTCGTGTTGATATTCGAAAGGTCTCCCCTTACTTTGCAAATGAAGAGAGACCCAAGGTTGAGGAGACCATTCGCAACAAAAACACTGTAATATCAAAGCATAGTAGAACAAGCAGGGACATAATTGCGAAGAATCATGATAagataagaaaaacaaaaaacgaaTTTTCATCGCTAGGATCATTGGATGCTCATTCCTTTAGTACTGCTGGCAATTCCGGCAACGGAAATGTATTATTAACTACTGGAGATGCTGCTGCTTTTGTTGAGAATTTTAGAGGTGATGGTGACCCaaagaagatgaggaaggaTAAGAAGGGGGGGAAGAGAAAGGATGATAGAATTAGCAAGGAGTGTACCAAGTCTAATGAGATATTGGGGTTTGAGAAAGCCGTTTTAATAGATGAGGATGCAGGTTTAACTGAAGGTTTTGATGGTAATGCCAAGGGGAGAAGAAAGGATAGCAGGCCTTACACGCGGGATTTTCACAAAATGGTAGTTAAAGAGGAGAGGGAGATGGAGGATGAAGAGCAAAAAATGGAGTTAGACTACAAAATAAAACGTAGGACTAGTCCATTTGAGGGAAGTTCACAAAATGAGGATTTGAAGCTTGAGGATGTTCTGTCACAATACACTTACAGGAGTCATGATATGACAAAGAACGGAAAGAATGGCCAGCATGATGAGGAGCAAGAGAAAAAATGTAGCGAGAAACTTTGTATCCCGTTTGAGTTGACAAACAATTCATCCGTTCTACCTGATGATGGTGGCAGGAACTTGGCTGGGAAGGTTGAGAAGGAGGCTGTTACATTGCCAAGCATTCACACGAACTTGAAAGAAGAGCTAGTGCCACAAAATGGGTTAGAAATTGGAAAGGTTTCTCATTCCAAGTGGAggagaagaaatgaaaaacagcAAGCAATAGCTCATGTTGAAATTCGAAAGGTCTCCCCTTACTTTTGGAGGTCAATGGGACAGGTGGTAAGAAAAGGTGGTGATggtacaaaaaaaatgaaaccaccAAGGCGTTGTGCAAGAACTCATGCTACTTCTGTGAGGGTCTCACCCTACTTCCAAAAGagatccaaagaagaagaaaatgaagatgGCCGTTTGTTGGAAGGTAGCAATGGATGTAAAAAACCTGTTGCAATTAAGActgttctttcttcttctgaGAAGCTAGACGATGCATACCGAAGAAAAAGTCCAGATAACATGTGGAAGCCTCCGCGCACCACACCTGGTCTACTCCAAGAGCGTCATGCCCATGATCCTTGGAGGGTATTGGTGATATGTATGCTCCTAAATCGGACAACTGGTTTTCAG GCTAGAAGGGTTATATCGAATCTCTTTACTCTTTGTCCTGATGCAAAGACAGCAACTGAGGTTGCCAAAGAGGAAATAGAAAAGATTATAAAAACTCTAGGTCTACAAAAGAAGAGGGCTTTGATGATACAACGCTTGTCTCAGGAGTATATGGGGGAAAGCTGGACCCATGTGACTCAGCTGCATGGTGTTG GTATGCAGCTGATGCGTACGCAATATTTTGTACAGGAAAGTGGGACCAGGTAA
- the LOC142607574 gene encoding uncharacterized protein LOC142607574, with amino-acid sequence MEVLSRILKKAEENNLIRGFHVGAMNSIGMRISHLLFADDTILFCDASRDQLLSIRAGSLPMKYLAMPLGTSFKTTLIWNPILEKMEKKLSRWKRLYLSKGGMLTLLKSTLSSLPTYFLSLFTIPKAVAASMERIQRNFL; translated from the exons ATGGAGGTTTTAAGCAGAATTTTGAAGAAGGCAGAGGAGAATAACCTTATTCGGGGTTTTCATGTGGGAGCAATGAATTCTATTGGTATGCGTATTTCTCATTTGTTGTTTGCAGACGACACTATCTTATTTTGTGATGCCTCTAGGGATCAGTTGCTGTCCATAAG AGCAGGAAGtttgcctatgaaatatttggCAATGCCGTTGGGAACTTCTTTTAAGACAACTTtgatttggaatcctattttggagaagatggaaaagAAACTTTCAAGGTGGAAgcgtctctatttatctaagggtggtaTGCTCACATTACTAAAGAGTACTCTTTCTAGTCTTCCAAcatactttctctctctctttactattcctaaagctGTGGCTGCTAGTATGGAACGTATTCAGAGGAATTTCCTTTAG